The proteins below are encoded in one region of Triticum aestivum cultivar Chinese Spring chromosome 1B, IWGSC CS RefSeq v2.1, whole genome shotgun sequence:
- the LOC123098547 gene encoding uncharacterized protein yields the protein MAALRHAGRRLCERALQRGGPQVIPSGRRSMFISIGGTPKPTTAAAQEELKMQFQKKKEELFDVLVELSRTRTYPSLSWEAFQVNQLAARLVGKVEPRPGDYYWRSYRLQGRLNTFLVSYLFLHFVYMEHFWIPKKQREDGATSNNSEAKVLPDSDENQIRT from the exons ATGGCGGCGCTCCGGCACGCGGGGAGGAGGCTCTGCGAGCGGGCGCTCCAGCGAGGTGGACCGCAGGTGATCCCGTCTGGCCGCCGGTCCATGTTCATCTCCATCGGTGGCACG CCTAAACCTACGACTGCGGCGGCTCAGGAGGAGCTGAAAATGCAGTtccagaaaaagaaagaagagttgTTCGATGTGCTGGTGGAGTTGTCAAGGACACGCACGTACCCAAGTCTCTCCTGGGAGGCCTTCCAGGTTAATCAGCTCGCCGCTCGACTTGTTGGGAAGGTGGAGCCTAGGCCTGGTGACTACTACTG GCGCAGTTATCGACTACAAGGCAGACTCAACACCTTCTTGGTTTCATACTTGTTTCTGCATTTTGTATATATGGAACACTTCTGGATACCCAAGAAGCAGAGAGAAGATGGCGCCACAAGCAACAACAGTGAAGCCAAGGTCCTTCCCGACAGCGACGAGAACCAAATAAGGACATGA